Proteins found in one Takifugu rubripes chromosome 17, fTakRub1.2, whole genome shotgun sequence genomic segment:
- the LOC105418369 gene encoding uncharacterized protein isoform X2 translates to MSVGGRDHTCMFLICCRYRQLHINLKTHFKLKTAMFSTTLGFAIVGFILNSGVLGKGSHICALKGTSLNLSCSAKHSTIPKWFKLVGTNWTEVLVNGSRLKHQISKDTHPTLSFMGLTKDDKTSYCCNEKPENCHEDHINLTVTALQVKVFNTTDGQTVTLMCSTTCTLTDRPAAYIWYRNSEILYQDRSPWYQEMVTSDKTVRYSCAIKGYEALRAPAVTVEWVSSTCFTVSYNDGRMCLHNHTSVKGPCSITYPTEIHVEKTPGKDYVKLSCNTSCPHTTTQWYKNREMHQDPLPPIPNTSQDNFLCAVSGVKELQSEEVCAADKSCLTVNYIKKRICALEGSSVNISSKYSSSKYTKSKAKHWSRIIWNGEKEERMNVLKTDHFTYHEDQEKQINTLSIKSVKKSDSAEYRFMHQDDNTSQKPGTVLIVTDIKVKISPSTEVTEGDRVKLTCSTSCPLTNNKNYIWYLNDQLLQLPEQQNKHLVLDAVTTQHAGNYSCAVNTQRDVRSPEKTLRVQSSSLKWTLTAAAGVRVALLVFTSLVIIWIIKSKFSNQHSGPGMSDNIELVNTIQCLLNISSYHSRPLPQMFLIVSQVTSD, encoded by the exons gGGTTCTGGGGAAAGGCAGCCACATCTGTGCCTTAAAAGGTACTTCATTGAATCTGTCCTGCTCAGCTAAACATTCTACAATCCCAAAATGGTTCAAGCTGGTTGGAACCAATTGGACAGAAGTGTTGGTAAATGGAAGTAGACTAAAACACCAGATATCTAAAGATACCCACCCGACTTTATCATTCATGGGTTTGACAAAGGACGACAAAACCTCTTACTGCTGcaatgagaaaccagaaaactgcCATGAAGACCACATTAATCTCACTGTTACAG ccctgcaggtgaaggtgtttaacaccacagacggacagacggtaaCACTGATGTGCAGCACCACCTGTACTCTGACTGACAGACCTGCTGCCTACATCTGGTACAGGAACTCAGAGATTCTCTATCAAGACAGGTCTCCATggtaccaggagatggtcaccaGTGACAAAACAGTCAGATACTCCTGCGCCATCAAAGGCTACGAggctctcagagctcctgcagtcACAGTGG AGTGGGTCTCATCTACCTGCTTTACGGTGTCCTACAATGATGGGAGAATGTGTTTGCACAACCACACTTCAGTGAAAGGACCCTGCTCCATCACGTACCCCACAG AAATACATGTTGAAAAGACTCCAGGGAAGGATTATGTCAAACTGAGCTGTAACACCAGCTGTCCTCACACAACCACTCAATGGTACAAGAACAGAGAAATGCATCAAGACCCATTACCACCAATACCCAACACTTCTCAAGACAACTTCCTGTGTGCTGTCAGTGGTGTcaaggagctgcagtctgaggAAGTCT GTGCTGCTGACAAATCCTGCCTGACTGTGAATTATATAAAAAAGAGAATCTGTGCTTTGGAAGGTTCCTCAGTAAACATCTCAAGTAAATATTCCAGTTCAAAGTACACAAAATCCAAGGCTAAACACTGGTCTAGAATAATCTGGAAtggtgagaaggaggagagaatgaaTGTATTGAAAACTGATCATTTTACATATCATGAGGACCAAGAGAAGCAGATTAACACACTGTCAATTAAATCTGTGAAGAaaagtgactcagcagaatacAGATTCATGCACCAAGATGACAACACAAGTCAGAAACCCGGAACTGTTCTGATTGTTACAG ACATAAAAGTCAAGATCAGTCCAtctacagaggtgacagaag GTGATCGAGtcaaactgacctgcagcaccagctgtcctCTGACCAACAACAAGAACTACATCTGGTACCTGAATGATCAACTTCTACAGCTGCcagagcaacaaaacaaacacctggtTCTGGATGCGGTCACAACTCAGCATGCAGGAAACTACTCCTGTGCTGTGAACACTCAGAGAGATGTTAGAtctcctgaaaagacactcagagttcagagttcctcattaaaatggaccctgacagcagctgcaggagttcgtgttgctctcctggtcttcacCTCACTTGTCATCATCTGGATTAT aaaaagcaagttttCCAATCAACATTCAGGACCTGGGATGTCAGACAACATTGAGCTGGTAAATACAATACAGTGTTTGTTAAATATTTCAAGTTATCACTCAAGACCCCTCCCTCAGATGTTTCTAATTGTATCACAAGTGACTTCAGACTGA
- the LOC105418369 gene encoding uncharacterized protein isoform X4: MSVGGRDHTCMFLICCRYRQLHINLKTHFKLKTAMFSTTLGFAIVGFILNSGVLGKGSHICALKGTSLNLSCSAKHSTIPKWFKLVGTNWTEVLVNGSRLKHQISKDTHPTLSFMGLTKDDKTSYCCNEKPENCHEDHINLTVTALQVKVFNTTDGQTVTLMCSTTCTLTDRPAAYIWYRNSEILYQDRSPWYQEMVTSDKTVRYSCAIKGYEALRAPAVTVEWVSSTCFTVSYNDGRMCLHNHTSVKGPCSITYPTEIHVEKTPGKDYVKLSCNTSCPHTTTQWYKNREMHQDPLPPIPNTSQDNFLCAVSGVKELQSEEVCAADKSCLTVNYIKKRICALEGSSVNISSKYSSSKYTKSKAKHWSRIIWNGEKEERMNVLKTDHFTYHEDQEKQINTLSIKSVKKSDSAEYRFMHQDDNTSQKPGTVLIVTDIKVKISPSTEVTEGDRVKLTCSTSCPLTNNKNYIWYLNDQLLQLPEQQNKHLVLDAVTTQHAGNYSCAVNTQRDVRSPEKTLRVQSSSLKWTLTAAAGVRVALLVFTSLVIIWIMWVKMKKQVFQSTFRTWDVRQH; encoded by the exons gGGTTCTGGGGAAAGGCAGCCACATCTGTGCCTTAAAAGGTACTTCATTGAATCTGTCCTGCTCAGCTAAACATTCTACAATCCCAAAATGGTTCAAGCTGGTTGGAACCAATTGGACAGAAGTGTTGGTAAATGGAAGTAGACTAAAACACCAGATATCTAAAGATACCCACCCGACTTTATCATTCATGGGTTTGACAAAGGACGACAAAACCTCTTACTGCTGcaatgagaaaccagaaaactgcCATGAAGACCACATTAATCTCACTGTTACAG ccctgcaggtgaaggtgtttaacaccacagacggacagacggtaaCACTGATGTGCAGCACCACCTGTACTCTGACTGACAGACCTGCTGCCTACATCTGGTACAGGAACTCAGAGATTCTCTATCAAGACAGGTCTCCATggtaccaggagatggtcaccaGTGACAAAACAGTCAGATACTCCTGCGCCATCAAAGGCTACGAggctctcagagctcctgcagtcACAGTGG AGTGGGTCTCATCTACCTGCTTTACGGTGTCCTACAATGATGGGAGAATGTGTTTGCACAACCACACTTCAGTGAAAGGACCCTGCTCCATCACGTACCCCACAG AAATACATGTTGAAAAGACTCCAGGGAAGGATTATGTCAAACTGAGCTGTAACACCAGCTGTCCTCACACAACCACTCAATGGTACAAGAACAGAGAAATGCATCAAGACCCATTACCACCAATACCCAACACTTCTCAAGACAACTTCCTGTGTGCTGTCAGTGGTGTcaaggagctgcagtctgaggAAGTCT GTGCTGCTGACAAATCCTGCCTGACTGTGAATTATATAAAAAAGAGAATCTGTGCTTTGGAAGGTTCCTCAGTAAACATCTCAAGTAAATATTCCAGTTCAAAGTACACAAAATCCAAGGCTAAACACTGGTCTAGAATAATCTGGAAtggtgagaaggaggagagaatgaaTGTATTGAAAACTGATCATTTTACATATCATGAGGACCAAGAGAAGCAGATTAACACACTGTCAATTAAATCTGTGAAGAaaagtgactcagcagaatacAGATTCATGCACCAAGATGACAACACAAGTCAGAAACCCGGAACTGTTCTGATTGTTACAG ACATAAAAGTCAAGATCAGTCCAtctacagaggtgacagaag GTGATCGAGtcaaactgacctgcagcaccagctgtcctCTGACCAACAACAAGAACTACATCTGGTACCTGAATGATCAACTTCTACAGCTGCcagagcaacaaaacaaacacctggtTCTGGATGCGGTCACAACTCAGCATGCAGGAAACTACTCCTGTGCTGTGAACACTCAGAGAGATGTTAGAtctcctgaaaagacactcagagttcagagttcctcattaaaatggaccctgacagcagctgcaggagttcgtgttgctctcctggtcttcacCTCACTTGTCATCATCTGGATTATGTGGGTGAAAATG aaaaagcaagttttCCAATCAACATTCAGGACCTGGGATGTCAGACAACATTGA
- the LOC105418369 gene encoding B-cell receptor CD22-like isoform X3: MFSTKLGFAVVGFILNSGVLGKGSHICALKGTSLNLSCSAKHSTIPKWFKLVGTNWTEVLVNGSRLKHQISKDTHPTLSFMGLTKDDKTSYCCNEKPENCHEDHINLTVTALQVKVFNTTDGQTVTLMCSTTCTLTDRPAAYIWYRNSEILYQDRSPWYQEMVTSDKTVRYSCAIKGYEALRAPAVTVEWVSSTCFTVSYNDGRMCLHNHTSVKGPCSITYPTEIHVEKTPGKDYVKLSCNTSCPHTTTQWYKNREMHQDPLPPIPNTSQDNFLCAVSGVKELQSEEVCAADKSCLTVNYIKKRICALEGSSVNISSKYSSSKYTKSKAKHWSRIIWNGEKEERMNVLKTDHFTYHEDQEKQINTLSIKSVKKSDSAEYRFMHQDDNTSQKPGTVLIVTDIKVKISPSTEVTEGDRVKLTCSTSCPLTNNKNYIWYLNDQLLQLPEHQNKHLVLDVVTPQHAGNYSCAVNTQRDVRSPEKTLRVQSSSLKWTLTAAAGVGAALLVFTSLVICCIRGKGKLSQNTVLKLQEVNHGPVYEEITDQPTEENGIYYSSIRFPQTDVDPLDSMVQPHQHQQEQHIPYAVVCLRNRCT; encoded by the exons ATGTTTTCAACAAAACTGGGATTTGCCGTTGTTGGTTTCATCCTCAACTCAG gGGTTCTGGGGAAAGGCAGCCACATCTGTGCCTTAAAAGGTACTTCATTGAATCTGTCCTGCTCAGCTAAACATTCTACAATCCCAAAATGGTTCAAGCTGGTTGGAACCAATTGGACAGAAGTGTTGGTAAATGGAAGTAGACTAAAACACCAGATATCTAAAGATACCCACCCGACTTTATCATTCATGGGTTTGACAAAGGACGACAAAACCTCTTACTGCTGcaatgagaaaccagaaaactgcCATGAAGACCACATTAATCTCACTGTTACAG ccctgcaggtgaaggtgtttaacaccacagacggacagacggtaaCACTGATGTGCAGCACCACCTGTACTCTGACTGACAGACCTGCTGCCTACATCTGGTACAGGAACTCAGAGATTCTCTATCAAGACAGGTCTCCATggtaccaggagatggtcaccaGTGACAAAACAGTCAGATACTCCTGCGCCATCAAAGGCTACGAggctctcagagctcctgcagtcACAGTGG AGTGGGTCTCATCTACCTGCTTTACGGTGTCCTACAATGATGGGAGAATGTGTTTGCACAACCACACTTCAGTGAAAGGACCCTGCTCCATCACGTACCCCACAG AAATACATGTTGAAAAGACTCCAGGGAAGGATTATGTCAAACTGAGCTGTAACACCAGCTGTCCTCACACAACCACTCAATGGTACAAGAACAGAGAAATGCATCAAGACCCATTACCACCAATACCCAACACTTCTCAAGACAACTTCCTGTGTGCTGTCAGTGGTGTcaaggagctgcagtctgaggAAGTCT GTGCTGCTGACAAATCCTGCCTGACTGTGAATTATATAAAAAAGAGAATCTGTGCTTTGGAAGGTTCCTCAGTAAACATCTCAAGTAAATATTCCAGTTCAAAGTACACAAAATCCAAGGCTAAACACTGGTCTAGAATAATCTGGAAtggtgagaaggaggagagaatgaaTGTATTGAAAACTGATCATTTTACATATCATGAGGACCAAGAGAAGCAGATTAACACACTGTCAATTAAATCTGTGAAGAaaagtgactcagcagaatacAGATTCATGCACCAAGATGACAACACAAGTCAGAAACCCGGAACTGTTCTGATTGTTACAG ACATAAAAGTCAAGATCAGTCCAtctacagaggtgacagaaggtgATCGAGtcaaactgacctgcagcaccagctgtcctCTGACCAACAACAAGAACTACATCTGGTACCTGAATGATCAACTTCTACAGCTGCCagagcaccaaaacaaacacctggtTCTGGATGTAGTCACACCTCAGCATGCAGGAAACTACTCCTGTGCTGTGAACACTCAGAGAGATGTTAGAtctcctgaaaagacactcagagttcagagttcctcattaaaatggaccctgacagcagctgcaggagttggtgctgctctcctggtcttcacCTCACTTGTCATCTGTTGCATCAG AGGAAAGGGAAAGTTGAGCCAGAATACTGTCCTCAAGTTGCAGGAG GTAAATCACGGTCCTGTGTATGAGGAAATCACAGATCAACCCACGGAGGAGAATGGCATTTACTACAGCAGCATACGTTTCCCCCAGACTGATGTGGATCCTCTTGACAGCATGGTCCAACCTCATCAGCACCAACAGGAACAGCACATCCCTTatgctgttgtctgtctgagGAACCGCTGCACATGA
- the LOC105418369 gene encoding B-cell receptor CD22-like isoform X1 codes for MSVGGRDHTCMFLICCRYRQLHINLKTHFKLKTAMFSTTLGFAIVGFILNSGVLGKGSHICALKGTSLNLSCSAKHSTIPKWFKLVGTNWTEVLVNGSRLKHQISKDTHPTLSFMGLTKDDKTSYCCNEKPENCHEDHINLTVTALQVKVFNTTDGQTVTLMCSTTCTLTDRPAAYIWYRNSEILYQDRSPWYQEMVTSDKTVRYSCAIKGYEALRAPAVTVEWVSSTCFTVSYNDGRMCLHNHTSVKGPCSITYPTEIHVEKTPGKDYVKLSCNTSCPHTTTQWYKNREMHQDPLPPIPNTSQDNFLCAVSGVKELQSEEVCAADKSCLTVNYIKKRICALEGSSVNISSKYSSSKYTKSKAKHWSRIIWNGEKEERMNVLKTDHFTYHEDQEKQINTLSIKSVKKSDSAEYRFMHQDDNTSQKPGTVLIVTDIKVKISPSTEVTEGDRVKLTCSTSCPLTNNKNYIWYLNDQLLQLPEHQNKHLVLDVVTPQHAGNYSCAVNTQRDVRSPEKTLRVQSSSLKWTLTAAAGVGAALLVFTSLVICCIRGKGKLSQNTVLKLQEVNHGPVYEEITDQPTEENGIYYSSIRFPQTDVDPLDSMVQPHQHQQEQHIPYAVVCLRNRCT; via the exons gGGTTCTGGGGAAAGGCAGCCACATCTGTGCCTTAAAAGGTACTTCATTGAATCTGTCCTGCTCAGCTAAACATTCTACAATCCCAAAATGGTTCAAGCTGGTTGGAACCAATTGGACAGAAGTGTTGGTAAATGGAAGTAGACTAAAACACCAGATATCTAAAGATACCCACCCGACTTTATCATTCATGGGTTTGACAAAGGACGACAAAACCTCTTACTGCTGcaatgagaaaccagaaaactgcCATGAAGACCACATTAATCTCACTGTTACAG ccctgcaggtgaaggtgtttaacaccacagacggacagacggtaaCACTGATGTGCAGCACCACCTGTACTCTGACTGACAGACCTGCTGCCTACATCTGGTACAGGAACTCAGAGATTCTCTATCAAGACAGGTCTCCATggtaccaggagatggtcaccaGTGACAAAACAGTCAGATACTCCTGCGCCATCAAAGGCTACGAggctctcagagctcctgcagtcACAGTGG AGTGGGTCTCATCTACCTGCTTTACGGTGTCCTACAATGATGGGAGAATGTGTTTGCACAACCACACTTCAGTGAAAGGACCCTGCTCCATCACGTACCCCACAG AAATACATGTTGAAAAGACTCCAGGGAAGGATTATGTCAAACTGAGCTGTAACACCAGCTGTCCTCACACAACCACTCAATGGTACAAGAACAGAGAAATGCATCAAGACCCATTACCACCAATACCCAACACTTCTCAAGACAACTTCCTGTGTGCTGTCAGTGGTGTcaaggagctgcagtctgaggAAGTCT GTGCTGCTGACAAATCCTGCCTGACTGTGAATTATATAAAAAAGAGAATCTGTGCTTTGGAAGGTTCCTCAGTAAACATCTCAAGTAAATATTCCAGTTCAAAGTACACAAAATCCAAGGCTAAACACTGGTCTAGAATAATCTGGAAtggtgagaaggaggagagaatgaaTGTATTGAAAACTGATCATTTTACATATCATGAGGACCAAGAGAAGCAGATTAACACACTGTCAATTAAATCTGTGAAGAaaagtgactcagcagaatacAGATTCATGCACCAAGATGACAACACAAGTCAGAAACCCGGAACTGTTCTGATTGTTACAG ACATAAAAGTCAAGATCAGTCCAtctacagaggtgacagaaggtgATCGAGtcaaactgacctgcagcaccagctgtcctCTGACCAACAACAAGAACTACATCTGGTACCTGAATGATCAACTTCTACAGCTGCCagagcaccaaaacaaacacctggtTCTGGATGTAGTCACACCTCAGCATGCAGGAAACTACTCCTGTGCTGTGAACACTCAGAGAGATGTTAGAtctcctgaaaagacactcagagttcagagttcctcattaaaatggaccctgacagcagctgcaggagttggtgctgctctcctggtcttcacCTCACTTGTCATCTGTTGCATCAG AGGAAAGGGAAAGTTGAGCCAGAATACTGTCCTCAAGTTGCAGGAG GTAAATCACGGTCCTGTGTATGAGGAAATCACAGATCAACCCACGGAGGAGAATGGCATTTACTACAGCAGCATACGTTTCCCCCAGACTGATGTGGATCCTCTTGACAGCATGGTCCAACCTCATCAGCACCAACAGGAACAGCACATCCCTTatgctgttgtctgtctgagGAACCGCTGCACATGA